The following is a genomic window from Verrucosispora sp. WMMD573.
GGAGGCGTTCGCCCGTCTGGCCCCGAGCAGCTACGCGCCCACCGGCGAGGACTACGTCATGTGGGCAATGCTGCTCCGGCAGGAGGAGGTGCCCATCGACGTTCGCGGGCACCTGCTGACGCTGTGGAGGCTGGCCGCCCGGATGAGTGCGGACTTCCACCCACTCGTCCGGCGGCTGGTCGACACGGCGGAACTGGACGCCACGGTCCTCAACCTCTTCGCCACCGGCCGGCGCCCGCACCGCTGGACGGTACCCCGGGCAACGATGATGGGCGACGCCGTGCACGCCATGCCACCGTTCGGCGCCCAGGGCGGCAACACCGCGCTCCGCGACGCCGCCCTGCTCGGTCAACGACTGGTCGAGGCCCGCACGAACGGCACCCCGGTGGAGGTGGCGATCGCCAGGTACCAGAACGAGATGGTGCCGTACGCCTTCCGTGCCGTCGACACCGCTGCCCGGCTGATGCGCCGCCTCACGGGGGGCGCTGCCGCACCGCACTGGGTGCTGACCCGGGTGTTACCTCGGTTGCACCGGGTCACCGTGCCGGAGGCATGATGGCGGTCATGTCCCACCAGCCGGCCCGTGCCGCCGCGATCGCCGACCTCATGCGCGCCGGGCGGGAGACGTCCCGGCTGTCCATGGTGTTCCGGTACGCCGTCGCGGAACGGCTGGGCCTCACCGTGAGCGACCTGGAGTGCCTGGACTACCTGGCAGACGTCGGCTCCGTCACCGCAGGGCAGGTCGCCGAGCGGACCAACCTCACCACCGGGGCGGTGACCAGCATGCTCCGCCGGCTCCGGCAGGCGGGCTACGTGACGGCCGAGCGCGATCCGGCGGACCGGCGACGGGTGATCGTCACCCTGCGGCCCGAGCGGATCGCCGAGCTGGCACGGCCGTACGAACAGTTCGCCGAGCGGACCGAGCGGCTCGTTGAGGGCTACAGCGTCGAGGAGGTCAACCTACTGGTTCGCCACTACGACCGGATGCAGGCGATGTACCTCGCCGAGTTGGACCGCCTCCGCAGCGACCCCGACGAAGGTGGGAACCGCGGGGACGCGGCGCGGAGCGGCCCGGTGAGGTGATCAGTTCCGGTCGGGCGCCGGAGCGAGGACGGCCATCGGATGTCCGACCACAGCGCCACCGTCACGGACGCCGTCGACGTCCCGGGCCCACTGCGGCTGACCCACTGGTTCGACGAGCGGCTGACCCGGGTCGGGGTGACCGGTCGGTTCGCGCGGGACTGCCTGCTCGCGGCGCTGCTCACCGTGCTGACGTTCCTGGTCATGACGCTGTTGTTTCGGTTCGTGGCACCGACGCAGGGTCTCACCCTCGGCCCGGCGCGGGTCCCGGACCGCTCGCCACGACCATCGGACATCTGGCCACCAGCGCCCTGGCCTACGCCGGTCTCGTCCTCGTCGGCAGCTACGTAGCCACCTATCGGCGTTACCTGCAACTGGTGCGGGTCCGTGCGGACGAGGCGGTGCGGGCACAGCAGGCCATGGTGCGCGCCGCCATCGGCGCGGAACGCGCCCGGATGGCGCGCATTGCACGTCGTCGCCGCCCATCACCTGTCCGGCATGGTGGTGCCGGCGGCGGCCGAGCGACTGATCGACCCGGATCCGTCGGCGGCGAAGGCCGCGGTGGCGTGGATCCGGTCCCAGGGCAAGGAGACCCTCGACAATCCCCGGCTCGTCGTGGGGGTGCTGCGCGGTCGCCCGGGAGACAGCGACGGCAACCATCCGGTGCTTCCTCCCCCGGCAGGTCTCGCCTGAGGTGAGCAACGACCGGCCGGCCCGACGGCCGTGAGGCGTCGAGCGGGTCCACCGCCGTCGAGCTGGCCCGCCGGCTCCGACCCGAGGTCATCTGCATGGACGTACGCATGCCCGGCGGTGACGGCCTCACCGCGACCCGCCGGATCATCACCGAGGCGGTCGGGTCGCCGCCGCGCATCAGCTCACCGCGCGGGAGGTCGAGATCATCGGCCTGCTGGCCCGAGGGCTGTCCAACGTCGAGATCGCCGACGAGTTGTTCATCGAGACCAGCACGGTCAAGTCGCACCTCGGCCGCGCCATGGCCAAGATCGGCGTGCGGGACCGGCTCCAGACGGTCGTCTGGGCCTACCGCAACGGCGTCGCATCGCGTTGACGCGCGACGCGCGACGCTGGTGCATACCCAGTATGCTCGCAGCCCATGCGACCTGAACCCGACAACCGGCGGGTGGTGCTCGCGGCGGCCCTGGGCGGACTGCCGCTCGGCTGCCTCGACTTCATCTGGATCAAGTACGTGCCGCATCCCGTCGGCGACCTCGGCAACTCCAGTGCGGTGTGGGCGGTCGCCGCCTACCTCTTCGGCCTCTGGGTGCGGTCGGGCACGCTGCGCGCGGCGGCGGGCGCCACTGTCGCGCTCGTGGTCGCGGTGCCCGGTTACTACGCCACGGCGGCCCTCGTGCAGGGAGACGACTGGGCCGTGCTGTGGGCACCGACCTCTCTGCTCTGGATGTGCTTCGGCGTCCTCGCCGGAGTGATCTTCGGCATCGCTGGGATATGGACACACGGGGCAGGTCGGCGACAGGTGGTCGGGCCAGCGCTGCCGGCTGCGGTGCTGTTCGCCGAGGCGGGGCTGGAGATCCGCCGGATCGGCCACCCGAACTACGGCGACGACCCGATCTGGGACGCCCTGATCAGGATCACGCTCGGCCTGCTGGTCCTCGTTCTCGCCGCGCGTACGAACCGGCAGCGGGTGCTGGCCCTCGCCGCGGCGTTGCCGCTGGCGCTGGCGGGCCTGGCAGCATTCCTGATCGCCGGTTTCCGCTGACCGCAGCCCCGACTCCGCCGGGGCGCGACTGTTCGGCGACGAACCTCAGGCCAGCGACAGGAAGAGCTTTTCCATCTGTTCGAGGTTGGCCTTGCGGTCCTCCCCGGCGGCGCCGCTGACGCACTGCTCCAGACCGCTAGCGATGATCTTGAAGCCGGCGCGGTCCAGCGCGCGCGAGACCGCCGCGAGTTGGGTCACCACCTCGGCACAGTCCCGACCGTCTTCGAGCATGCCGATGACGCCGCGAATCTGGCCCTCGGCACGGCGAAGTCGCTTGACCACGTCACCGACCGCGTCCTCGTCGACCTGCATCCCCCACCCCTTCCCACGTCGTCGAACAACAGTACACCCGGGGGTATTTCCGGGCGGCCGACCGCGAGCTGTTTGCGGTTCTCCGATCCTTGGTCAATACTCGGATCCAGATACCCCCCGGGGTATATATCTGGATCTGAGGATGGAGTGTCCCGTGACCGCCAGGAACAGTTCCCCGACCATCGACGTGCCCACCGCGCGGGCCCTGGTCGCCGACAACCCCGACGTGCTGATCGTCGACGTACGCACCCCGAGCGAGTTCGAGACCGCACACGTTCCCGCCTCGATCAACCTCCCGCTCGACCAGGTCGACGCGCACCTCGGTCGGATCGTCGACGACGCGGGCGGCCGAATCCTGCTGATGTGCCAGTCCGGCAACCGGGCCACGACGGCCTGCACCCGGCTGGCGAACGCCGGACTGACCGATGCCACCGTCATCACCGGCGGCATGAACGCCTGGATCGCCGGGGGCGGACCGGTCGAGCGTGGCCGGCAGCGGTGGAGCCTGGAACGCCAGGTGCGCCTCGTCGCGGGCGGTGTGGTGCTGCTCACCGTCGTCGCCAGTGTCTGGGTGCCCGCCGCCCGGTTCGTGGCCGGCTTCGTCGGCGCCGGCCTGACCTTCGCCGCCCTTACCGACACCTGCGCGATGGGAGCGATGCTGTCCCGGCTGCCCTACAACCGCGGCGCCGGTTGCGACGTCGACCGGTCCCTGGCGCGGCTGCGCAACGATCGGCAACAGGCGTGAACGGTACGGAGTACGTCCGGCAGGACCGCACCGGCCCGGCCCGGGTGGTGCCCCTGCTCGGATGGCTGCGCCACTACGACCGCCGCACCCTGCGCCACGACCTGATCGCCGGTCTGACCGTGGCGGTCATGCTGGTCCCGCAGAGCATGGCCTATGCCGCGCTGGCCGGCATGCCTCCGGTCACCGGGCTCTACGCCTCGGTCGTGCCGCTGCTGGTCTACGCGCTGCTGGGTAGTTCCGGATCGCTGGCCGTCGGGCCGGTGGCCATCACCGCGCTGATGACCGGCACCGCGCTCGCTCCCCTGGCCGACGGCGACCCCACCCGTTACGCCGCCCTCGCCGGTCTGCTCGCCCTGCTGGTCGGCGCGATCCAGGTGCTGATGGGTGTGCTCCGGCTCGGGGCCCTGATCAACTTCATGTCCCACTCGGTGCTGTCCGGCTTCGCCTCCGCCGCCGCGATCGTGATCGCGACCAGCCAGGTGAAGGACCTGCTCGGACTCGACGCGGGGCGGGCGGAGACCTTTCCGGAGATCGCCGCGTCGCTCTGGCGTTCGGCCACCACCGTCCACCCGCTGACAGTCCTCGTCTCGGCGACCAGCGTCGCCGGTCTGCTACTGGTTCGCCGCTACCTGCCGAAACTGCCCGGCGCCCTGCTCGTGGTGGCGGGCGTCACCGTGGCCAGCATCGCCTTCTCCCTCGGCACGCGCGGCGTGCGGATCCTCACCGAGGTCCCCGGCGGACTTCCCGCTCCGGCCCTCCCCGCGCTCGGCGGCTCGGACGTGACGGCGTTGCTGCCGGCGGCGGCGGCGATCGCCCTGGTCGCCTACATGGAGGGCATCGCCGTGGCCAAGTCCCTCGCGGCGCGGAGCCGCCAGCAGATCAGCCCCAACCAGGAGCTCGCGGCGGTCGGTTCGGCAAACGTCGCAGCCGGCCTGTTCCAGGCGTTTCCGGTGGCCGGCGGCTTCTCCCGCAGCGCGGTGAACTACTCGGCCGGGGCACGCACCCCCCTGGCCAGTGTGGTCACCGCCCTGATGGTGGCCCTGACCGCGGTATTCCTGACGCCGGCCTTCCACCACCTGCCCAAGGCGGTGCTCGCCGCCATCGTGGTGGTGGCGGTGCTCGGGCTTGTCGACCGCCGGTCGGCGGTGACCGCGTGGCGGACCCGCCGCTCGGACGGGCTGACCCTCGCGCTCACCTTCGTGGTCACCCTGCTGTTCGGGGTCGAACCCGGTCTCGCCGCCGGCGTGACCTTCGCCCTGGCGGTCTTCCTGTGGCGTTCGGCCCGGCCGCATCTGGCCGAACTCGGCCGGGTGCCGGGCACGCAGACGTACCGCAACGTGGCGCGCTACGCGGGCCTGATCACCGACCCCCGGGCCGCGATCGTCCGGGTGGACGGACCGCTGTACTTCGCCAACGCGCAGTTCCTGGAGGACCGGCTGCTCAGCCTGGCCGAGCAACGGCCGGAACTGACGGCACTGGTGCTCGACGCCAGCGCGATCAGCGACGCCGATGTCGACGGCGCCCACGCCGTCGCCGAGCTTCACGAACGTCTCGCGTCCCGGGGCGTGGCGCTGCACCTGGCCACCGTCCGTGGGCCGGTGCGCGACCTGCTCGGACGGGCGGGCGTGTGGCAGACGGTACATGCCGCCGGTCAGGTGCACCCTGACCTGACCGCTGCGCTGACGGCCACCGGCGGCGGAGCGGCGCAGCCGGTGGTCGGCACACCCGCACGGCCGCCGTCGCCACAGGAGGTGTTCTAGCCGTGCCGGACCGCTTCGCCACGCTGCTGAGCTGCATCGACGGTCGCATCCAGCGTCCCCTCGACGAGTGGGTGAGACGGCATCTCGACGTCGAGTACCTCGACACCATCACCGAGCCCGGGCCGGAGGCACTGCTGGCCACGACAGGTGAGTCCCGACTGGACTCTCTGCTGGAGAAGGTGCGGGTCTCCCAGCGGGCACACGGCAGCGCGACGCTGGTCGTCGCCGCCCACTCCGACTGCGCGGGAAACCCGGTGAGCGTGGCCGAGCATCATCGCCAACTGCGCGCCGGCCTGTCCCGGCTGGCCACCCGGCTGCCGGGCACCCGCATCCTGGCCGTGCATGCCGGCCGCTGCGGCCACCGGTGCTGGGCACCCGAACTCGTCGCGGAGGTGACCCCGCCGAAAACCGGACCGTAGCACTGTGCCCATCGCATACCCCGGGGGGTATGTGGGAGAGTTCCGCCGACCGTTCTCGTCATGAAGGAGTTTGACCATGCTGTTCACCCAGTACTACCTGGACTGCCTCTCCCAGGCGTCGTACCTGGTCGCCGACGACACCACCGGTCGGGCGGTCCTGGTCGACCCGCGCCGCGACATCGAGGAGTACCTCATCGACTCCCGGGCCCGGGGGCTGACCATCGAGGGCGTGATCAACACCCATTTCCACGCCGACTTCCTCGCCGGGCATCTGGAGGTGGCGGCGGCGACCGGCGCCTGGATCGGGTACGGCCGACGCGCCGAGACCGAGTATCCGATCCGCAAGTTGACCGACGGCGACCGGATCAGCCTCGGCGAGGTGACCCTGGAGATCATGGAGACGCCGGGCCACACTCCGGAGTCGATAAGCGTGCTGGTGTACGAGCACGCCGACGACCCCGTGCCGTACGGGGTGCTGACCGGTGACGCGTTGTTCATCGGCGACGTGGGCCGGCCCGATCTGCTCGCCTCGCTCGGCGTCACCGCCGACGAGTTGGGCAGCATGCTCTACCACAGCGTGCACCAGAAGCTGATGAACCTGCCCGATCAGGTGCGGGTCTTCCCGGCCCACGGCGCGGGCTCGGCCTGCGGCAAGAACCTGTCGACCGAGCGGCAGTCCACCATCGGCGAGCAGCGCCGCACCAACTACGCCTGCGCGCCGATGGGTGAGGAGCAGTTCGTCGCGCTGGTCGCCGGTGGTCAGCCGGCGACGCCCGGGTACTTCGCCTTCGATGCGGTGCTCAACCGCAAGGCCCGCGAGCTGTTCGACCGCGCCCGCGCCGCCCGGCCGCTCACCCCCGCCGAGTTCCTCGCCGCCCGGGCCGACGGTGCCATCGTCGTCGACACCCGCGACCCGCACGAGTACGCCGCCGGGCACCTTCGTGGCGCGATCAACATCCCTGCCGACGGCCGCTTCGCCGAGACCGCCGGTAGCGTCGTGGCACCCGAGCGCACCATCCTCGTCGTCGCCCACCAGGACCGCGAGGAGGAGATCGTGACCCGCCTCGCCCGGATCGGTTTCGACCATGTCGCCGGTTACCTGCGCGATCCCGAGGACGCGTTCCGCGAGATGGTCGCCGAGCTGACCCCGGCCAGCCGGGTCACCGCCACCGAGCTGCGCGAGGCGCTCGACCGGACCGAGCCGCCGCGCGTGCTCGACGTGCGCAACGCCGGCGAGCGCGAGCAGGGCGCGATCGCCGGATCGCTGCACATCCCGCTGGCCGAACTGCCCCGGCGACTCGACGAGGTGCCCGAGGACCGGCCCGTCGTCGTGCACTGCGCCGGTGGCTACCGCTCCTCGGTCGCGGCCAGCCTGCTGCGGGAGGCCGGCCGTACCGACGTCGCCGACCTGCTCGGCGGCTACGGCGCCTGGCAGGCGCTGCGGCAATCCACCGCGGCCTGAGCCCGACCGGTGCGGGCGTGGCCGCTCCTGTCGCGGTCACGCCCCGCACCGCTACCCGGCCGCGCGCCTGCCGGTTCCACACACCGCGCCCGGCCCAAGCTGCGGCCGGACAGCCGGGGACCGGGCCGACGGGACCGGCTCAGCCGTGCAACTTGAGGGCCCGGAGCAGTTCGTCGTTCTCCTCGGGAGTACCGATCGACAGCCGAACACCACCGTCGATGACGCTGCTGCGGTCCCGCAGCCGGATGCCCTGCGCGGCCAGGGCGCCGCACAGCCGCTGCGGATCCTCGGTCCGCAGCAGCAGGAAGTTCGCGTCCGACGGGAACACCTCGATCACCGACGGCAGCTGCGCCAGGGCGTTGCGCACCCGATCCCGCTCGGCGACGATGCGCTCGATGGTGCGCCGACCGTGCGCGATGCCCGCGGGCGAGATCGCCGCGCCGATCGCGCGGATCGCCGTGACGGCGAGAGGGTACGGCGGCATGATGCGGCGCAGTACCCCGATGACCTCCGGGTGGGCGAGGGTGATGCCGCAGCGCTCACCGGCGAGGCTGTACTCCTTGGACAGCGACCGCACGACGACGAGATTGGGCCGGCCGGCGATGTCGCCCGCGAGTGACGGCTGACCCGAGTAATCGAGGTAAAGCTCGTCGACCACCACCATCGCCCGGCCGCGCAGCCGTTCGGCGAGCCGCAGCACGGACGCCCGGTCCATCAGGTTGGCGGTCGGGTTGTTCGGCGAGCAGACGAAGACGAGCTTGATCCCCGGGTCGGCGGCGCAGGCCGCCAGCATCGCGTCGGCGTCGAGCTGGTACGACCCGGGCACGAGGGGCACCCGGCACACCGAGGCGCCCTGGATGGCCGCGGCCGTCTCGTACATCACGAACGTCGGCGGTGTGATCAGGATGCCGTCCCGGCCGGCCGCACAGAACGCGCGGACCAGCAGGTCGATGGACTCGTCCGCGCCACGCGACAGGAAGAGCTGCTCCACCGGCAGGCCGTAGATCTCGGCGAAGCGGCCCAGCAGCGATGGTGGTTGCGGCTCCGGGTACCGGTTGAGGCCCTCCTGCTCGGGCCCGCCCGGGTACGGCGGGTAGGGGTTCTCGTTCGCGTCGAGGTGGATCCGGGCGGCCTGCTCGGCCTCGACGCGCGCCGAACTGTAGGGCCGCATCGCGTAGATCTCGGGCCGGACCAGCGAAACGATGTCATCCACGAGCTGCGCGATCCTCTCCGGCCGGGCCGGGTCCGCCCCGGTAGGCGCAGGGTACCGCCCCCGCCCGGTCGGCCTGCCCGTTGGTGGGCGCTGGCCGATCCCGTGGTGCATGCGGTCGCTCAACCTCTCGACGAACGTGACCGCCGCAGCGTGAGCGTCCGACCCGCCCTGCCCTCCGGGCCGGCGAGCGGCACCGGGTACGTCTGCCCCCGGGCATGTACCGGCGTCTGGTCGTCGTAGTGCAGGGAGCCGGGCAACCCCGAGCTGCCGTGCCGCAGG
Proteins encoded in this region:
- a CDS encoding MarR family transcriptional regulator, whose amino-acid sequence is MSHQPARAAAIADLMRAGRETSRLSMVFRYAVAERLGLTVSDLECLDYLADVGSVTAGQVAERTNLTTGAVTSMLRRLRQAGYVTAERDPADRRRVIVTLRPERIAELARPYEQFAERTERLVEGYSVEEVNLLVRHYDRMQAMYLAELDRLRSDPDEGGNRGDAARSGPVR
- a CDS encoding DUF6518 family protein, with translation MRPEPDNRRVVLAAALGGLPLGCLDFIWIKYVPHPVGDLGNSSAVWAVAAYLFGLWVRSGTLRAAAGATVALVVAVPGYYATAALVQGDDWAVLWAPTSLLWMCFGVLAGVIFGIAGIWTHGAGRRQVVGPALPAAVLFAEAGLEIRRIGHPNYGDDPIWDALIRITLGLLVLVLAARTNRQRVLALAAALPLALAGLAAFLIAGFR
- a CDS encoding metal-sensitive transcriptional regulator, whose protein sequence is MQVDEDAVGDVVKRLRRAEGQIRGVIGMLEDGRDCAEVVTQLAAVSRALDRAGFKIIASGLEQCVSGAAGEDRKANLEQMEKLFLSLA
- a CDS encoding rhodanese-like domain-containing protein, translating into MTARNSSPTIDVPTARALVADNPDVLIVDVRTPSEFETAHVPASINLPLDQVDAHLGRIVDDAGGRILLMCQSGNRATTACTRLANAGLTDATVITGGMNAWIAGGGPVERGRQRWSLERQVRLVAGGVVLLTVVASVWVPAARFVAGFVGAGLTFAALTDTCAMGAMLSRLPYNRGAGCDVDRSLARLRNDRQQA
- the sulP gene encoding sulfate permease, whose amino-acid sequence is MNGTEYVRQDRTGPARVVPLLGWLRHYDRRTLRHDLIAGLTVAVMLVPQSMAYAALAGMPPVTGLYASVVPLLVYALLGSSGSLAVGPVAITALMTGTALAPLADGDPTRYAALAGLLALLVGAIQVLMGVLRLGALINFMSHSVLSGFASAAAIVIATSQVKDLLGLDAGRAETFPEIAASLWRSATTVHPLTVLVSATSVAGLLLVRRYLPKLPGALLVVAGVTVASIAFSLGTRGVRILTEVPGGLPAPALPALGGSDVTALLPAAAAIALVAYMEGIAVAKSLAARSRQQISPNQELAAVGSANVAAGLFQAFPVAGGFSRSAVNYSAGARTPLASVVTALMVALTAVFLTPAFHHLPKAVLAAIVVVAVLGLVDRRSAVTAWRTRRSDGLTLALTFVVTLLFGVEPGLAAGVTFALAVFLWRSARPHLAELGRVPGTQTYRNVARYAGLITDPRAAIVRVDGPLYFANAQFLEDRLLSLAEQRPELTALVLDASAISDADVDGAHAVAELHERLASRGVALHLATVRGPVRDLLGRAGVWQTVHAAGQVHPDLTAALTATGGGAAQPVVGTPARPPSPQEVF
- a CDS encoding carbonic anhydrase, which produces MPDRFATLLSCIDGRIQRPLDEWVRRHLDVEYLDTITEPGPEALLATTGESRLDSLLEKVRVSQRAHGSATLVVAAHSDCAGNPVSVAEHHRQLRAGLSRLATRLPGTRILAVHAGRCGHRCWAPELVAEVTPPKTGP
- a CDS encoding rhodanese-like domain-containing protein, which gives rise to MLFTQYYLDCLSQASYLVADDTTGRAVLVDPRRDIEEYLIDSRARGLTIEGVINTHFHADFLAGHLEVAAATGAWIGYGRRAETEYPIRKLTDGDRISLGEVTLEIMETPGHTPESISVLVYEHADDPVPYGVLTGDALFIGDVGRPDLLASLGVTADELGSMLYHSVHQKLMNLPDQVRVFPAHGAGSACGKNLSTERQSTIGEQRRTNYACAPMGEEQFVALVAGGQPATPGYFAFDAVLNRKARELFDRARAARPLTPAEFLAARADGAIVVDTRDPHEYAAGHLRGAINIPADGRFAETAGSVVAPERTILVVAHQDREEEIVTRLARIGFDHVAGYLRDPEDAFREMVAELTPASRVTATELREALDRTEPPRVLDVRNAGEREQGAIAGSLHIPLAELPRRLDEVPEDRPVVVHCAGGYRSSVAASLLREAGRTDVADLLGGYGAWQALRQSTAA
- the hisC gene encoding histidinol-phosphate transaminase, which translates into the protein MDDIVSLVRPEIYAMRPYSSARVEAEQAARIHLDANENPYPPYPGGPEQEGLNRYPEPQPPSLLGRFAEIYGLPVEQLFLSRGADESIDLLVRAFCAAGRDGILITPPTFVMYETAAAIQGASVCRVPLVPGSYQLDADAMLAACAADPGIKLVFVCSPNNPTANLMDRASVLRLAERLRGRAMVVVDELYLDYSGQPSLAGDIAGRPNLVVVRSLSKEYSLAGERCGITLAHPEVIGVLRRIMPPYPLAVTAIRAIGAAISPAGIAHGRRTIERIVAERDRVRNALAQLPSVIEVFPSDANFLLLRTEDPQRLCGALAAQGIRLRDRSSVIDGGVRLSIGTPEENDELLRALKLHG